CCGTGCCCGCCCGACGGCGTTCGCCGCTCCCTCCCGAGGCTCCACCACGCGCACCGAGACCTCCGTGGCCATGGCCCGGAACGTCGTGGTGAGGTCCGAGCCGTGCAACGTGCTGCTCACGGCTTGGCCCCGGACGCCCCCGTCGTGGTGTGCGTGACGGGGGCCGGCGATGGTGCAGCGGGGGTCGCCGCGACGGTGGTGGTGCGGGTCGGCGTGGCCGCCTTCTGCGCGGGTGCCGCCGAGCGGGCGGGCGAGCCGGCCGTCGACTTCGACGTGGACCGGACGGCGGTGCTGCCCGTACCGGCCGCCACCGGCGCCGCGATCTTGGCGTTGAGCTGGGTCAGCGCGGTCTGCAGCGCGGTGAGCTGGGCCTTGCTCCGGGCGACGGCCTGCTCGAGCGCCGCCAGCTGCGGGTCGCCGGTCTTCGTCGGAGCCGGTGTCGGGGTGCTGACCGGCGTTGCGGACGAGGCATGCGGGTCGTGGGTAGCCGACCACGCGGCGGTCCCGGTGAACAGGCCCGCGGCGACGGGCGCAAGCAGGGCCGCCGCGGACCAGCGCGCCTTGTTGCCCCGGCGGTCAGTCATCCGCGCTGCCGTGCTCGCTGCTGCCGCTGCCCCCGTGCTCGTCGTCACCCTTGCTCGAGCTGGCACCGGTGGTGGCGTGCGCCTGGGGCTTGGCCGGCTGGGCGACCGGGGCGGGTGCCACGGGGGTGGTCGTCGTCGTCGTCGTCGGCGGCGGCGCGGTGGCTGCGGCGGCCGCGGCGGCCTTCTCGGCGGCCTCGCGCTGCGCCTCGTAGGCCTTGCTGGTGCTCGACAGGCTGCCGCTGAGCGCGGCGATCTGCTGGTCGAGGTCGGCGAGCTGTGCGCTGAGCGACTCCTTCTCGCCCGAGCCGCTCGCCGACGAGGTGGAGCTGCCGCCCGCCGTCGTGGGGGACGTCGTGGGGACAGCCGCGAGGGCTGCCCCGGCCCCGCCGAGGACGCTCGTGGCGGCCGCTGCGGTGACCACGATGCGGTGCGTGCGCTTCATGTCGTTCTCCCTTGGTGCGTGGGTGGTGACACCCATGAGGACACCTCGACGGCGGCCGGGGAAGGGCTTTAGCGGTGCCTTAGGAGCGATTTGTGCGCCCCTTCTCCGGGCTCTCCTGCTCGCCGCCCGGGTGGCGGATCCTGACCAACGCGCTGGGCCCGCCCGGGCACTCCTCGCCCGTGCTGGCGGCTGTTCGGCTCCCTAGAGTCCGGACGGATCGGCAGCCGGATCCGGAGCGGCCGAACGGGCGAACCGACCGACGGGAAGCAGGGGGCATGGGCGACGGCTCGCGGCGCGTGCTGGTCGCGCTCGGCGGGAACGCCATGACCGGCGCCGACGGCAGCGCGACCCCGGCGGCCCAGCGAGTCGCCATCACGGGCGCCATGGAGCGCGTCGCTGACCTGGTCGCCGCCGGCGTGGAGGTCGTGCTCACCCACGGCAACGGGCCCCAGGTCGGCAACCTGCTGGTCAAGAACGAGCTGGCCGCGCACGTCGTCCCGCCGGTCCCGCTGGACTGGTGCGGCGCGCAGACCCAGGGCACCGTCGGGTTCACCATCCTCGACGCGCTCGAGCTGCCCTTGGCCGCCGGGGGGTGCGGCGTCCCGCTGCTGCGCTCGTCACCCGCACCCTCGTGGACGCCGCGGACCCGGGGTTCACCTGTCCGACCAAGCCGATCGGGCGGTTCCTGCCGGCCGAGGAGGCGAAGCGGTTCGTCGCCCTGGGCCAGACGTGGGAGGACCGCGGCGAGCGGGGCTGGCGCCGCGTGGTCGCCTCCCCCCAGCCGCGGGAGATCCTGGACGCCGGGGCGGCCGAGGCGCTGATCGCGGCCGGCTTCGTCGTGGTGGCGGCCGGAGGGGGCGGGATCTCGGTCGGCAGGGACGCCGACGGGTCGCTGCGCGGCGTGGAGGCGGTCATCGACAAGGACCTCGCCGCCGCGCTGCTCGCCCAGCGGCTCCGGGCCGACCTGCTGGTTATCGCCTCCGACGTCGAGGCCGCCATGGTCGGCTTCGGCACCGAGCGGGCCCGGCCCCTCGGCCGGGTCACGCCGGCGCAGCTGCGCGCGCTGGCCGCCGAGGGACACTTCGCCAGCGGCTCGATGGGCCCCAAGGTGGAGGCCGCGCTGCGCTTCGTGGAGTCCGGCGGCTGGCGCAGCGTGATCACCTCGCTCGACCTCATCGCCGCCGCCGTGGACGATGCAGACGGCACCGTCGGCACCGTCGTCCAGGCGGCATCCTGATCGCAGAGTCCCTCTGAGTACCGAACCGAACCGAAAGGTGCCCCCCGTGGCCGAGCCCATCGAGGTCCGCAAGGTTCCGCTTCTGACCGTGACGGACGCGTCCGGCCTGACCGGGCTGATCGACGACGGCGTGCTCGACGCCGACTGGGTGATCGCCGTCATCGGCAAGACCGAGGGCAACGGGGGTGTCAACGACTACACCCGGATCCTGGCCGACCGGGCCTTCCGCGAGGTGCTTGTGGCCAAGGGCAGCCGCACCATGGAGCAGGCCATGCAGGTGCCGATCGTGTGGTCTGGCGGCACCGACGGGGTGATCTCCCCGCACGCGACGATCTTCGCGACGCTGCCGGCGGACCGGGCCGTGGCCACCGACAAGCCGCGGCTGACCGTCGGGTTCGCCATGAGCGACCAGCTGCTGCCCGAGGACATCGGCCGGGTGGCCATGATCGAGAAGGTGGCGGCCGCGGTCCGGGTGGCCATGGAGCGGGCTGGGATCACCGACCCGACCGACGTCCACTACGTGCAGACGAAGACCCCGCTGCTCACCATCCACACCATCCGCGACGCGCGCAGCCGCGGCAAGTCGGTGTGGACCGAGCAGACCCACGAGTCCATGGACCTGTCCAACGGCACCACGGCGCTGGGCATCGCGGAGGCCCTCGGCGAGATCGAGATGCCGACGGACGCCGACGTGCTGCACAACCGGGGGCTGTACTCGGCGGTGGCGTCCTGCTCCTCGGGCGTCGAGCTGGACCGGGCCCAGGTGGTCGTGGTCGGCAACGCCCGCGGCGTCGGTGGGCGCTACCGGATCGGCCACGGCGTCATGCGCGACGCGCTCGACCAGGACGGCATCTGGTCGGCGATCAAGGACGCCGGCCTCGACCTGCCCGAGCGGCCGCACTGGAGCGACCTCGACGGGCGGCTGGTGAATGTCTTCCTCAAGTGCGAGGCCGACCCCAGCGGGGAGGTCCGCGGGCGCCGCAACGCGATGCTCGACGACTCGGACGTGCACTGGTACCGGCAGATCAAGTCCTGCGTGGGTGGGGTGACCGCGGCCGTCACGGGAGACCCGGCCGTGTTCGTCTCGGTGTCCGCCGTTCACCAGGGGCCGCCCGGGGGTGGCCCGGTGGCGGCGATCGTCGACCTGGGTGGGGGGTCGTAGGGTCGGTCCATGCCGACCGACCGCAGCGTCGTGACCGTGGTGGTGAACGCGCCGTTCGACGAGGTGCTGGCCGCGGTCCGGGACGTCGAGAGCCAGGAGCACTGGGTCAAGGAGATCCACGAGTCCGACGTCCTGGAGGAGTACGAGGACGGCACCCCGGCCACCGCGCGGTTCACCATGGTGACCGGGGTGGGCTCAGACACCTACACCCTGGAGTACGAGCACGCGGACGACGCCATGGCGTGGTCGCTCGTCGACGCGCGGATGATGAAGGCCCAGAACGGCCGGTTCGACCTGCGCGACCTTGGCGACGGCAGCACCGAGGTGACGCTCACCCTCGAGGTCGACCACGGCCTGCCGGCCCCGGGGTTTCTGCGACGAAGGGTGCTCAACCGGTTCACTGCCGGCATCGCCCAGGGCCTGAAGACCCACCTGGAGGACTGACCCCGGGGTCAGGCCACCGAGAGCCGGATGGCGGCGACCACGGCCACCACCACGATGATGATCCGCAGGGTTCGCTGTGGCAGCTGTCGACCGTAGCGGGCGCCGACCGTGCCGCCCAACGTGGCGCCCACACCCACCGCGAGCGCCACCGCCCAGTCGACCGGGGCGAGGGCGATGAACAGCACGGCGGCCACCAGGTTGGCGACGCCGGCCAGCACGTTCTTCACGCCGTTC
The DNA window shown above is from Actinomycetes bacterium and carries:
- a CDS encoding ring-opening amidohydrolase, which encodes MAEPIEVRKVPLLTVTDASGLTGLIDDGVLDADWVIAVIGKTEGNGGVNDYTRILADRAFREVLVAKGSRTMEQAMQVPIVWSGGTDGVISPHATIFATLPADRAVATDKPRLTVGFAMSDQLLPEDIGRVAMIEKVAAAVRVAMERAGITDPTDVHYVQTKTPLLTIHTIRDARSRGKSVWTEQTHESMDLSNGTTALGIAEALGEIEMPTDADVLHNRGLYSAVASCSSGVELDRAQVVVVGNARGVGGRYRIGHGVMRDALDQDGIWSAIKDAGLDLPERPHWSDLDGRLVNVFLKCEADPSGEVRGRRNAMLDDSDVHWYRQIKSCVGGVTAAVTGDPAVFVSVSAVHQGPPGGGPVAAIVDLGGGS
- a CDS encoding SRPBCC family protein, producing the protein MPTDRSVVTVVVNAPFDEVLAAVRDVESQEHWVKEIHESDVLEEYEDGTPATARFTMVTGVGSDTYTLEYEHADDAMAWSLVDARMMKAQNGRFDLRDLGDGSTEVTLTLEVDHGLPAPGFLRRRVLNRFTAGIAQGLKTHLED